The Halobacterium hubeiense genome contains the following window.
GCCAGCGCCGCCCGCCCGCGCTCGACCTCGCCGTGGCGAACGCGGACGAGCGCCTCCCCGCTGCCGTCGTCGAAGGCGAACTGGAGCACGCGAAGGTCGGCGTCCGCGCTTCCCGCGTCCCCGTAGAGGTTCTGCGCGGCGAACCAGACGCTGCGCTGGAAGTCCCCCTGCGAGACGTCCGCGTCGGGCCACGCCTCCAGCTCGACGGCGAGGTACCGCCACCGCGGCCGGAGGTGCTTCGGGAGGTGTTTCACCGCTTCTCGGCGACGAGCACGCCGACCTGCTCGTGGACCATCTCGACGGCCGTGAGCGCGTAGCCCTCGTCCGTGAACGCGTCCGCGAGCACGCCCACCGTCGCCGGGTCGTCGACCTCGGGGCTGTAGAACGGCTCCTCGGGGTTCGGCTCCCCGAAGAACATCACGTCACCGAGCACGATTCGCCGCGGGCCGAGGCCGGCGATGACCGAGATGGCTTCGCGCTTCTCCGCGTCGCTGAGGTGGTGCATCGCGAAATTGGAGGTGACGATATCGACCTCGCCGTCGTAGTTCGGCTCGCGGAACTGGCCCTGTCCGAACTCCACGTTGTCGAGGCCGCGCTCGTCGGCCTTCCGGCGCGCCTCGTCCATCATCCCCTCGCTGATGTCGCGGCCGACGACGCGACCCGCCTGTTCGACGAGCCCGAGCGCGATGGCGCCCGTCCCACACCCCAAGTCGAGAACGGTGTCGTCGCTGTCGGGGTTCGCATGCTCGAGGACGAGCGCGACGCACTCGTTGTACTCGGCGGACTTCTCCTCGTCGTAGTCGGCCGCGAGGTCGTCGAAGCGCGCGGCGTGCTCCTCAACTGTCTTCTTCATACCTGCCGCGTTCGACCCCCGAGGTGATGAACTCCTCGGACGTGCGGTGGCGGTTGCGCTCCGCGAGGTCGCCCCACGCTTCCAACCCGGCTCGAATCTGGTCGCGGTCGAACCCGACCTCCTCGCCGACCGCGAGCAGTTCGCGGGGCGCGCGCAACTGGAGGTGGGATTCGGGGTCGGCGCTGACGACGTACGGCGCGTCGTAGTGGGCGACGAGCTCGCGGAGCTTCCGCAGCCCGCGCAGCGCCTGCACGCGCTCGCCGCCGCTGGCGCGCAACACCTTCGAGAAGTCGAACTCAACGTGGACGGCGTTGCGCTCGGCGGCCTTCACGACGACGTGATTGACGTCGCCGCTCCCGCGCATCGGTCCAGCGAGCACGTCCACGCGCTCGGACTCGGCGACGAACCGGTTCAGCTCGGGCGTCCCGCCGCGCGCGACCAGCACGGTCGCCTGCTCGCGGAGGTTCGCGATGGCGCCGCTGGCCTGCGAGGTGTCCTCCGCGTCGAGTTCGACGCCCGACACCACGTCGATGCCGTACTCCTCGGCGACGGCGTCGTGGTCCACGTCCGGCCGCGCGTCCGAACGGCTCCGCACGACGACACCGTCGTAGCCGACGCTGGCGGCGGTCGCGGCGAACCGCGCGACGGTGCTGTCGCCGTCCGGGTGGGCGTGAACGGCCTCGTACACGACCGTTCGTTCGCGGGCGGACGGTAAAAACGCGTGCGTTCCCCGCCGGCTCAGTACGCGAACACGTCCCACGCCAGCTCGCCGAGCGAGCGCGACCCGAGCGCGGCCGGCCGGCGGGCGTCCACGCCGCGCCCGGTCTCGACGGTGTAGCCGACGTTTCGCACGAGCCGCGTGCCGTCCACGGTCGCGTTCAGACGCGCACGCCCGCCGAGGACGACGCCGCGCTCGGCGTCCACGCGCATCCGTATCCGCGCGGTCTCCGCGGTCACGCTCCCGGTGGTACTCCCCTGCAACGCCTCGAACACCGCCGCGTCGCCGGTGAGTTCGAGGGTCCGGGTGCCGCCCGCGCGCTCGACCGTCGTCCACGACCCGGTTCGAGCCGCGGGGAGCCCGTACCCGATTCCGACGCCCTCGGTGACGGTGTAGTCGTCGCTGACCTGCCAGTACCCCGGGAGGGCGTGTGCGGTGTCGCCGTCCGCGGGAACCGCGCCGAGCCGGAAGAACCCGGGGGTGTAGCCGCGGAACTGGTAGGCGACACCGCTGTCCGCGTACCCGACGTCGGTTCGGTTCTCGTGGCGCAGTGAGGCCCTGAACTGGCGCGCCGAGCGCTCGACGACGGTCGTGGCGACGGCGCGGTCACCGTCCCACTGCTCGGTGGCGACGACGCGGTGGTCCGCCGCGCCGGTGTTGTCGAGGGCCGCCGCGTACGCGTCCGAGGCGTCCGCGGGAAGGGGCGACGCCGCCGTAGCGGTTCCGGGCCGCGTCTCGGTGACGCGGACCGCGCTCGCGCCGGCGACCAGTCCCGCGACGAGGAGCGCCGCGAGCGCGACCCGCCGCACGGGAACAGAGCGCGGTTCCCGGGGCTCGGACGCGGCTAGGGCGACGTGCATCGGGTAGACGAACATGCCGAGGAGGACCAGCGTCCCCGCGCCCGCGCCGACCGTCGCGAGGAACGCGAGCGTCGCTACGTCCCGGGTCGCGTACTGGCCGCTCGCGAGCGCGCCGACGAAGAGGCCAGCGGCGAGGACGCACGCGGCGTGGAGGGCGAGCGCTGTGGCGGTCCGGCGTCGGTTCCCGGCCGCGTGCAGCGGTGCGGCGGCCGCCGCGCGGAGTCGGTCGCCGGCGACGACGCGTTCCACGGCGGGCGCGAGCACCGCCCACGCGAGGAGCGCTCCGGCCGCGACGCCGGCCAACGGCGCGACGAGGACCGTCGTGGGCGAGAGCGACCCGCCGGTCGCGTAGACGGCCGCACGGAGCGGCGTGTCCACGAGGAGGAACGCGGCCGTACCGAGCGCGAGCGCGACGAGGTGGCCGCCGACGGCGACAGCGAGGAGCCGCGGGGCGCGGTCGCGGAGCGTCGCGGCGGCTGTCCACTGCGGGGGCGCGTCGGGCGTTTCGAGCGCGGCGCGAACGGTCGGCGCGGCCGCGGCGAGCACCGGGAGCGCGACGACCGGCGGGAACGCGACTGTTAGCACCGGGTGGACGACGACGAGCGCGAGCCGGACGGCGGCCTCGCCGAGCAGCGCCGCGGCCGCGAGCGCGAACACGCGCGGTCGATTCAGGACGACGTGGAGGGCGTCGCGGAGCGTGGGGGCCATCGTCTCCACAAGCTCACACGACCCTCAAAAGACGGTCGGTGGGCGGCTACGAGAGGGCTTCGCGGGCGTTCTCGACGGCGGCCTCCTTCTTCGCGGGGTAGGCCTCGACTTTCGCGCGGAGCGCGATGCCGTCGCCCAGTTGGGCGTCGCCGAGGAACGCCTCCTGCTTGTCGAGGTGGACGAACAGCGAGCAGTTGTCGTCGACGCGCTGGTCCAATTCCTCACGGATGCGCTCGATGTCCGCGCCGTCGCGCAGTTGGCCTAGGACGTGTCGCATCTCGTCGGCGCGCTCGACGCGTGCGGAGAGCACGACGATGCGGTCGCCGAGGTGGCCTTCGCTCTCGGCGCGTTCGAGTTCGACCTCCTCGGGGAGGAAGTGCCCGAGCGCGTCGGCGACGCGGACCTCGTCCTCCGTGCCGTAGCAGAACGCCCGGAGGTCGACGTAGTGGAACGGAACCTCGCTCATTACGCCGTCGTAGGACGCCCGGCGGTAAAAGCGTCGCTACTGGCGGTCGCCGCGCCCGCTGGCGGCTGAGGGTTCTACGAGGGTGCATTTCACCGATAGAACTACTTGAATCGACGTAGAAGCGCTACTGACTGATGCAGGACCAGCGCTTCCTCGAGTCCGACTGGGACTACTGCGTGGTGCTCGACGCGTGTCGCTACGACGTCTTCAGCGAGCTCTACGACGACTACCTCGACGGTGACCTCGAGAAGCGCTGGAGTA
Protein-coding sequences here:
- a CDS encoding Rpp14/Pop5 family protein — its product is MKHLPKHLRPRWRYLAVELEAWPDADVSQGDFQRSVWFAAQNLYGDAGSADADLRVLQFAFDDGSGEALVRVRHGEVERGRAALACVDEVRGDAVRVAVRGVSGTIRAAEEKYLGRPGEPAAEASVAFAGDTRPALRRGDRLDVDCEDRYVGATDLDC
- a CDS encoding class I SAM-dependent methyltransferase, encoding MKKTVEEHAARFDDLAADYDEEKSAEYNECVALVLEHANPDSDDTVLDLGCGTGAIALGLVEQAGRVVGRDISEGMMDEARRKADERGLDNVEFGQGQFREPNYDGEVDIVTSNFAMHHLSDAEKREAISVIAGLGPRRIVLGDVMFFGEPNPEEPFYSPEVDDPATVGVLADAFTDEGYALTAVEMVHEQVGVLVAEKR
- a CDS encoding RNase P subunit p30 family protein; the encoded protein is MYEAVHAHPDGDSTVARFAATAASVGYDGVVVRSRSDARPDVDHDAVAEEYGIDVVSGVELDAEDTSQASGAIANLREQATVLVARGGTPELNRFVAESERVDVLAGPMRGSGDVNHVVVKAAERNAVHVEFDFSKVLRASGGERVQALRGLRKLRELVAHYDAPYVVSADPESHLQLRAPRELLAVGEEVGFDRDQIRAGLEAWGDLAERNRHRTSEEFITSGVERGRYEEDS
- a CDS encoding RNA-binding protein, whose protein sequence is MSEVPFHYVDLRAFCYGTEDEVRVADALGHFLPEEVELERAESEGHLGDRIVVLSARVERADEMRHVLGQLRDGADIERIREELDQRVDDNCSLFVHLDKQEAFLGDAQLGDGIALRAKVEAYPAKKEAAVENAREALS